DNA sequence from the Papio anubis isolate 15944 chromosome 7, Panubis1.0, whole genome shotgun sequence genome:
TgtcaggaagacagaaaagatggTGCCACTTCAGATCTGATATTCCTGGGTCTGCACTTAAAGATTATCTGTTGAAGATTGATTCTTCCCCATGTCCTCTCCAAATTCAGATCTTTCACTTCTCCACAGGTTTAGAAGGCCCTATTTCACCACTGCcacacagaaaaagacaaaactcaagaaaaataatattacaagTTGACTGCTCTACAAGATACAACATAATTCTTAGATCAGAATTTCTTGGCTTTGGCACTAGGCCAACACACTGTTAACAGAACAGAGCATGGAAACACAAGCATAGCCCctagaatttaaattaattacttcCTGAATGTAACTTGTACCGTTCAAATATAAGATGTTCTTATTAATCTATCAGTaggacatataaatatataacataaaaaaagaTAGGGGTCAGACAAGTAGAGGAAagtagggaggaaggaagcagtTAAGAAGTGTTttccttcaaataaaataattttacaatgtaCTTTAACTTGTTAATGACAAATCTCTGATTGAAACATaaatctaacaattttttttaaagttcatattctttttactgtcttcagcCACTCTGCAAATGAAAAtgaagcatacacacacatacaaatacacacacaaaagaagaggAGGGGTTTTTCTGCAAATTCCTAGGCTTATAAGCCTCCTAACCTGCCCTAGTGATTCTGAGTAAAATCGTATTTTTGGCAACAGTGCTTTGCCCTCATAATAAGAtccttaataaaaaaaatttttttttaataaaataaattctgtctTAAGATGTTTTGCTCACATCAGGGAACataagcttttgaaaaaaaaaaaaaagatggttcaTAATCTGGATGCTTAGAATTAATGTTTCTATTATCTAAAAATGAGCTCTCCTGATTGTGTTTGATATGAAAAGTTGGTTTAAGGAGAACAAAAACACGTTAACTTTTTAAGTAAGTGGGGGCTTTGTAAGCTGTATAACTGTTCCTTCctcaaaaaggagaaaacaaactgcaaattttctcacataaaattattaatatcccTGACTCTGAtatgaaataatcttttaaattttggtcATCCTTTGGCCCTAGACATTCCTGTGTTTTCACTTAATACAATAATGATTAGTACATTGATACGTTCAGTTCAGAGCCAACTATTTAATTGTAATCTTCATACTATCTTTTTTGGTCAACAATTGAGACGGATGATGAGAAATTATAATGGCTTTCTGTCCCTTAGTGATCTGTGGTGGATTTTGATGGAAAGAATGAGCAATTTTGACACTACTAATTGACTACAGTGATTTGGTTCTCCTGAATAAGGAAACAATTTAAGTAGGATTTGAACTTCTTAATGCTAAATTCAACCAATTGTGTGCATATAAATGTGAGTGGTATTGTTTGttcaaaattaacattaaatttttgtttgtttgtttgagatggagtctgtctgtctcccaggctggagtacagtggcacgatatcagctcagtacaacttccatctcccaggttcaagcgattctcctgcctcaggctccagagtaggtgagactacaggcatgcaccaccactcccggctaattttttgtgtttttagtagaggggtttcatcaggttagccaggctggtctcgaactcctaaactcaggtgattcacctgcctcgccctctcaaagtgctgggattacaggtgtgagccacctgagACACTGCTTCCGGCCAGAATTGGCATTAATTTACAAGCTGCTATTATCGTTTAGTTTATATTTAATGCTTAAATGATTATATAGACATTGTCCACAGAATCTTCACCATGTCATTCTTCTGTTCTTACTTGAAAAGTGACATTTGGCAGATGGTAGCCAGATCATTAAAGCAGTAGGTTTAACATAGTAGTATAGAAATCAGGTAATAGAtgcataaagttaaaataatattaaattgagGGAGATTGTTTCACTTAAACCATtaaataacctttttaaaaatttgctgctAGGTTAGGGTGGTTATGCAGCTATGTGTCATTTCCTGAAAttatctttcatttgttttatgagTAAAACTGTCTCTATAAGTTTACCCTAGAAATCCATAGGTATTTTGGGAAATTGAATTATAAGTGGCTAGATTaactaacttttgtttttaggCAAACTTAGATTGCTCTATAAATCTTAATCAAATCAATCACATATGGTAACTGGGGGAGGGGGTTATTCTGCTTATTAGTCAAAGATATGatgaatttatttatcttttaagacagggtctcgctctgttgcccaggctggactgcagtgacacaaccacagctcactgtggcctcgacctcccaggctcaagcaattctctcaccacagactcccaagtaactgggactacaggcatgcaccaccatgcccagctaatttttaaatttttgtagagatgggtttcgctgtgttgccagggttggtctcaaactcctgggcttaagcaatcctcccaactcagcctctcaaagtgctgggattatgggtgtgagccaccgtgcctggctaaaatGATGAATTTCTTATCCACATCATCTGTTAAGGCAAAAAGAGGAAACTGGTTATTCTGTTATCCTGCTTTTTCTTgggaatatttattttcaaatgatttgaGTCCTTCATCTCAACAGTCTCATAACCAATAAAAGGAAATGGAGATTGGTGGGAGATTAAAACATAAAGGACAGGAATAGGGAAAATAAGGGATGAAAAGGTCACAGACACAGAAATGTGGAAGTtgaattcaaattaatttttaattgagcacctactatgggccCCTCAAAATGGCTGACAGTACCACTAACtgttttaaatgaaggaaaatcaaaaaataacagcattttttatttatttctaaaacatcatTCTTAATCAAccatttaaataaagttttgttttccaCTCACATGTTTTCACATTATTCAGCATGTTACTTGGGTACCCACTATTACTAGCCACCTTACCAGGCACAGCAGTTGACAGATGAACAAGGAGCACAGTCTCATAGGAGCTTTATCACATGTGTTCCTAGGCTGAAAGGCCCTTCTTTATACTTCTTGGTAGGTGGAGTACAGGAATGTAGAAGTCAGAAACCTAGGTTCAAACTCCAGCTCTAATATATATAGTTTCTGTGTGATTTAGGAAAAataatctctctgaacctcagtcccCCATCTGGAAAATTAGTATGATACTTACCTCATAAGGCTGTAGGgattaattaaaattatgtatgtagaGCACTTCACGGAGTATAGAGAGTGCTAAATAAATGGATGCTGAGGTTATTGACAGCCCTAGGATGGATGGATCATGGGTTCCCAAATATGGGATGCAATTTCAAGTTCTTAACACCAAATATAACCCTACTTGCTTTAGTTTCCTGGCATTCATGCTATCATCCCCAGTTTAGTGCACCTCAGGTTATCAAGGATGTAGGAGGGATTCTACAAGCATATGTTCCCCCAGAGCTTTTTGGTACCCTGCAATCCTAGAAGTTGTTGATGCTAGGATGCCTGGAGAGCACAGGCCATTTGTCACTGAGAAGCATATGTTACAAAGGAGATGGGAGTAGTAAGGAAAGTTGAGGAACTGATCAAAATAGatgaatgtcaaaaaaaaaaaagttttcacttttaattcatgataaaaacccagTTAAAATTAGGTATAccagatttctttattttcaaccatgtgtgcacatacactcagatttttttcttttggtagtgATTTGGCTTTTTGTTAACAACAGTGACAcaagttttatgtttaatttaaataCTACAACGGTTAAACTGGTTTTGGGTGagattttccagaaatttattaaATACGAAGTTCCTTAACTACTGACTTAGAGGAATAAGTATTGTTTAACCAGGGAAAAAGTTGTCAACAACCACCAGCTTCTCTTCCTActtttttagaatataaaagatagtatctaaattattttttcctctctcatcaCTTACAAAAATCTCAATTATTTAGGCATATCCTTGGCATGTTCATAAAATTGTTCCATTAGGCATTCTATAAttataatcatattatttttaatccctACTCATTTCACctataattttcaaatgtttgatttttattcaattcttatatcctgttcatatattttttagctatagtaaaacatgatttttcatgtgtattaatttttttttttgagatggagtcttgctctgttgcccaggctggagtgcagtggcgtgatctcatctcactgcaacctccacttcccaagttcaagagtttctcctaccttggcctcccaagtagctgggatgacaggtgcatgtcaccatgcccagccaatttttttttttttgagacggagtctcgctctgtcactcaggctggagtgcggtggtgtgatcttggctcacggcaacctccacctcctgggttcaagcaattctcctgcctcagcctcctaagtaactgggattacaggcatgcaccagcatgcccggctaatttttttgtatttttagtagacatggggtttcaccgtgttggccaggctggtctcaaactcctgacctcgtgacccacccacctcatcctcccaaagcgctgggattacaggcttgagccactgcgcctcacttaatttttatatttttagtagagatggggtttcgccatgttgaccaggctggtctcaaactcttgacctcaggtgatccacccaccttggcctcccaaagtgctggtgccCAGCCtctacttttccttttaattagtGTCTTGACTGCtctagcaaacttttttttttaaaaaaaaataattagccccTCTGGAATTCTTTCTTCTAATTGAATTTTTGTCCATACTCAAACTGTTAGTTACACATTAAACATTTGCCATATACCATTTAACCCATGTGcgtcatttctaatttttttcagagatggagtctcactctgtcacccaggctggagtgcaatggcatgatcatagctcactgctgccttgaactcctgggctctactggtcctctcacctcagcctcctgagtagctggggactacaggtgcatgccaccatgccctgctaattaaaaacatttttttttgtagagatagggtcttattatgttgcccaggctggtctggaactcctgaactcaagtgatcctcctgcctcagcctcctaagtagccggaactacagatgcaaaccaccacacctggcctctctgaatatttttaccttaaaaacaTGAGGGAGATAAAGACACATTTCTGAGTCCTAACCCACTGCTGCCTTGGTTGTGCTTTATTAAtttctgagattctttttttttttttttttgagacggagtctcgctctgtcacccaggctggagtgcagtggccggatctcagctcactgcaagctccgcctcccgggttcacgccattctccggcctcagcctcccaagtagctgggactacaggcgcccgccacctcgcccggctagttttttgtatttcttaatagagacggggtttcaccgtgttagccaggatggtctcgatctcctgacctcgtgatctgcccgtctcggcctcccaaagtgctgggattacaggcttgagccaccgcgcccggcctaatttctgAGATTCTTAGTCCTGTTTACTAAGTAATCGTAGAACATGCAAGTTGTATTGTACTATAATTGATGGCAAACTTGCGAACCATTCCTCTGGGTTTTCTTGCTGTGTAGAATAAAAGGGCCAAAGCAAAAGAGTCTCACAGTGTtcatgagacagaaagagaatttGATTCCACTATCTATCTCTGTAGattctcctttcatttttatatttggaaCCTAAACACCTAAGTTACAAAGGCAGAAGATCTGGCAGCTTCTACAAACTTCTTTCATTATCTTCACACCCAGGGAGGGCAAGAAGCAACAGCAAGGAATGACAGCTCTGCAGCTCTGccccaggagaggaaggagatATGAAGGAACTGGGTTGGAGAACTGGGCTGGAGAAAAGTGCTGGATATTTTTCATTCtccctaattttaaaaagcaagtagtCTTTAAGTTAACTTTTTGCCTTGATAAGGAGAACTGTACATTCTACTTTAGAGAAGCCTGTGCTTCCCTGTAGCTagttccaaaacaaaaaaagtatgttCTGTGAAACatgaaactcagaaaaaaaacattaaggtggctcacacctgtaatcccagcactttgggaggctgaagtgggtggatcacaaggtcaggagttcaagaccaacctggccaagacagtgaaaccccatctctactaaaaatacaaaaattagccgggcgtggtggcgtgcgcctgtaatcccagctactcagaggctgaggcacagaactgcttgattctgggaggtgaaggttgcagtgagccaagaagtatgagcaacagagtgagactccgtctcaaaaaaaataaaaacaaaataaaaaataaattgaggtaTGGCTTTCTAAAACTATAAACATCTGTCATGTAAAATTAGACAGTAAAGTTTATATATTTGCTTGCTAATTGTCAGCTGTTAGTACATGTCAAAACACTAAATTAAGCCCCCTTCCTAATGGAATAGATTATTCTTCAAAGACTGGTAGTATTTAGAAAAAGCCTTATTCTTTAATGATGGGGAAAGCCACTGCAAGAAAAATGTTGAAGTCACAAAAAAAGTGATCTCAAAGAAAATTATGTCCATTATGATACTATACACTGTAGTTTGGAAACTTGGTTTATCTGATCTCTTTATACTACTCTCTGATGGTCTCTGGGTTAGAGAACTTTTATCTGGTTCCTATCAGtaatatacataccacatttcatTTTAAGTTGGATTTCAAATTTAATTACTTGGTAAACTATTGTATCTAAGTAAGAGTAAGATGAATCACTTTTCCTGCTTTTGCtgttaaagttttaatttttgtgtgtattctaCCCGTCCCCTGCCTATTTCCCATTATTTGAATTCTGCACTTGGTTCCTGTGCTGTTCCTATCCTTACTTAACACTTCAACATATCCCCACAAATCTCTGAGCTCACATTGTGCTCTAATGCTTTCAACTAAATCTGTACTCGCCAGTATGTCTCTCAGTTCTTTTGGCAACTTGTTCTTTTATGTAAATTGTATACAAAATATGATTTGCATACTTTAAATATGATGTGAACAAAAAGAGCAATGCTGTCAAATTAGTGTTCAGAatcacaaatttatatttttaaaattaggagttAATTAAAATCCCTTTCATTATGAAAAGGGTACTACATTGCAAGTAACTCACATTAAAAGGCATTCTATTCAATAGATGTGTTTATTGTGGGTCAGTTTTGCCAATGTTTTAATTCACATGTAATTATGTAGACCCTGTGTCAGCAACAACTAACAATAATACTACTTTAACTGAAAAAAACGATAAACTGTTTCCATTGATAAACTGTGATTATTTTATAATCCTCGTTTTATagtcttttacagaaaaaaatgataataaatggcGATAAACTGCAATTTGCCACATTTCCTCCAAACCTTAAGACAGTATAAAACACAAGACATTTTTTTGTGCACTCTACTTTTATAGAACAACCAGGTTTATAATtgatctctttattttattagatttatcaATATACATGGAAGCTTTCTCAAATCTCAAAATTCCAAAAGTATGTAAttgtaaaaaatcattttttcctttagatgTCATATTCTTAGAGAGCTATTAAAGtctatttataaacaaaaataattgataaactaACACACTttagaaatcagaatattttaaattaaaatatttttaatgaatacaaGATATGTCTTTTTAATTAACTATCATAGTTAAATTTAATATCACAAAACAAAATGACTTATCCTCACTAATTTTTCAAGTGAGGTAAAGCCATTGGAATTTACACttaatataagttttaaatgtgataattaaatgataatattttatcaattataggaaatattcatttataaaaatttcctCAGGTCCATCAATCTTTTTAGGCCAAGTTTGAGCCCATGTCAACCTTAAAGGTTAGATTCAGTGCACCTAACTTGCCTAATAAGCTTGTCAATTTAAGAATGTGAATTTCATTAATAAGGGGGAATAAAGAGTAGTTAACTCACTAGAAGTGAATGGGATAGTTTCAAGTAATtacttaaagaattttaaaaatttaaacagaaatggCCAAtgattctgggtttaaaatttcacataaccttaaaaaaaaaaaaaacaaaaaaaaacccacatagaAATAGTGAAGTCATCACCTTATTGATGAAAAACTAAAGTTTAATAGTCATTGAATGGGTAACAACCATTTGTagtctacatttaaaaagtaattttaatcatagctaagaaaaactaaaaacaaataattctattaagaaacaacaaaaatgataaacatttaataCCTACATGTAGATACTTAAAAtcctaacaaaaatattaaagttaaaaGGGCCTTGAAATTTGTTTCTAACAAATCATCTTATATAATCAATTCCTAAATAGCTCATATCCTTTGCTTTGGTGTTTTACCTGCTATCACCTAAACATTAGTACAGTAGAAAATCACTTAGGTTCTTTTCAAATGCTTGGCATTATAATGTGATCTCATATCTTTCCTCAAATTAAATTTTGCTCCACATATTCCACATGTATACAGATGAACATCCATGTGCTGCTCCAACTGTTCATTATTTGGGAATATCTGAAAGCAGACCTGGCATATAGTCTCACCAGCAGATAAATGAGAAATCATATGCCGTACATGGTCATGTTTTCTGAAGTTTCCTTGATCACAAATGGAACAGACATACCTGGCCATGCCTTTGTGCATATCATTGTGCAGTCGCAACTGACGCTCTCTTAAAAACTGCTTTCCACATGTTTGACAAACAAACTGTTTTTCCTTAGTATGAACAGTATAGTGTTCTCTTAAGTGACACCGCTGATAAAATCCTTTTCCACACAGATTACAAAAATGCTTTCGTCTGtgatctctttcattttcttccatgatGGCACTCTTAAACATATCTTGATCTAAGCAGCTAGACATATGTTCAACCACTAGATTTTCAGTTTCAAAACGCTGGCCACAATTAGGACATCGAAAAGGGCAGGCAGAATGTTTAAATAACTGCTTTTTTTGGATACTGTTTATCTGGTAATGACTGTCCCTAAAATCATCTAGCATTTCAACAAACATATCTCTTATTTCGGACTGCTCATCAGGATTCTCTTCCAAGTCCATTTTCTCCTCAGTATTTCCTAACCCATTCATGGTCAGATCTTGGGGCTCACCACATCGCTGAGCATGTTCCTGAAGCTGCCTACCCTTTACAAGTATTTGTCCACATTTACCACATGCACAGATATTTTCAATGTGTTTGGCTAAGTAATGAGATGACAGGTCCTCCTCGGTTATTGTAAGTCCACACAGCTCACAGGATGCATTTTCAGTATCCTCTTGTACTGGACTGCTGTTGTTAGGGGGCCTCATATTCTCTAAACCACCTCTTTCATCAGCACTTACTGACATTCGAGGTTTTAGAGTTTTCCTGCCACTTTTTTTAATGCTGACATCTTCTTCAACATAGTATCTATAAAATGGCTCTTCAGGTTCATCTTCTAATTCATCATTGTCAGTGGATTCATTACAGTCTTTA
Encoded proteins:
- the ZBTB1 gene encoding zinc finger and BTB domain-containing protein 1 isoform X1 is translated as MAKPSHSSYVLQQLNNQREWGFLCDCCIAIDDIYFQAHKAVLAACSSYFRMFFMNHQHSTAQLNLSNMKISAECFDLILQFMYLGKIMTAPSSFEQFKVAMNYLQLYNVPDCLEDIQDADCSSSKCSSSASSKQNSKMIFGVRMYEDTVARNGNEANRWCAEPSSTVNTPHNREPDEESLQLGNFPEPLFDVCKKSSVSKLSTPKERVSRRFGRSFTCDSCGFGFSCEKLLDEHVLTCTNRHLYQNTRSYHRIVDIRDGKDSNIKAEFSEKDSSKTFSVQTDKYRGDTSQAADDSTSTTGSRKSSAVESEIASEEKSRAAERKRIIIKMEPEDIPTDELKDFNIIKVTDKDCNESTDNDELEDEPEEPFYRYYVEEDVSIKKSGRKTLKPRMSVSADERGGLENMRPPNNSSPVQEDTENASCELCGLTITEEDLSSHYLAKHIENICACGKCGQILVKGRQLQEHAQRCGEPQDLTMNGLGNTEEKMDLEENPDEQSEIRDMFVEMLDDFRDSHYQINSIQKKQLFKHSACPFRCPNCGQRFETENLVVEHMSSCLDQDMFKSAIMEENERDHRRKHFCNLCGKGFYQRCHLREHYTVHTKEKQFVCQTCGKQFLRERQLRLHNDMHKGMARYVCSICDQGNFRKHDHVRHMISHLSAGETICQVCFQIFPNNEQLEQHMDVHLYTCGICGAKFNLRKDMRSHYNAKHLKRT